Proteins co-encoded in one Leucobacter exalbidus genomic window:
- a CDS encoding SseB family protein: protein MAEETPEQIPDDVHPDYVNESAQAALTAFQATPDYEHLAAFLNALREGYLVVDVTGEPSKKKRHRIRTIRSTTGKLVLPLFTSMDELRAVVPGDRRHLMRGAVMPARDALGLIAADRFVAAEFDKSSASLVLLRKYITLAKSEDDITAESLAALK from the coding sequence ATGGCCGAAGAGACTCCCGAGCAGATTCCCGACGACGTTCACCCCGATTATGTGAACGAATCGGCGCAAGCCGCCTTGACCGCGTTTCAGGCGACGCCCGATTACGAGCACCTGGCGGCGTTCTTGAATGCGCTGCGCGAGGGCTACCTCGTCGTCGATGTGACGGGTGAGCCGTCGAAGAAGAAGCGGCACCGCATTCGCACGATCCGGTCGACCACCGGCAAACTCGTGCTGCCCCTGTTCACCTCGATGGATGAGCTGCGCGCGGTCGTGCCCGGTGACCGTCGTCACCTGATGCGCGGCGCCGTGATGCCGGCGCGCGATGCGCTGGGGTTGATTGCTGCCGATCGCTTCGTGGCGGCCGAGTTCGATAAGTCTTCGGCGTCGCTCGTACTGCTGCGCAAGTACATCACTCTCGCGAAGAGCGAGGATGACATCACCGCCGAATCGCTCGCCGCGCTGAAGTAG
- a CDS encoding biotin transporter BioY yields MTANAASQPPIDAATVRPGPRPRRRSTATDLALIATFAALIAVCSIVPGFSLGPAPITLQTFAVILCGAVLGASRGFLAVLLYLAVGAIGLPVFTGGAAGLAPFAGPTVGYLVAFPLVAWITGFLVERLPRGKAASSVPLIFLAGVIANVLSIHLLGPLGLAWRADMPVGAAFIFDLAFWPGDLLKTLLVAVVATAVHRAFPALLPSRRRPAASRTTTARPGAAPTE; encoded by the coding sequence ATGACCGCCAACGCAGCTTCCCAGCCGCCCATCGACGCGGCGACTGTGCGCCCCGGCCCGCGGCCGCGCCGTCGCAGCACCGCCACCGATCTCGCGCTGATCGCCACGTTCGCGGCGCTCATCGCGGTGTGCTCGATTGTGCCGGGGTTCAGCCTGGGCCCGGCCCCGATCACGCTGCAGACCTTCGCCGTGATTCTGTGCGGTGCCGTACTCGGAGCTTCCCGCGGGTTTCTCGCTGTGCTGCTGTACCTTGCGGTCGGTGCCATCGGGCTCCCCGTGTTTACCGGCGGGGCGGCCGGGCTCGCCCCGTTCGCCGGCCCCACCGTGGGCTATCTCGTGGCATTTCCCCTCGTCGCCTGGATCACCGGGTTTCTCGTCGAGCGGCTGCCCCGTGGGAAGGCCGCGTCGAGCGTTCCGCTCATCTTTCTCGCGGGAGTCATCGCAAACGTGCTGAGCATCCACTTGCTCGGCCCGCTCGGCCTGGCCTGGCGCGCCGATATGCCGGTGGGCGCCGCCTTCATCTTCGACCTGGCCTTCTGGCCCGGCGACCTGCTGAAGACACTGCTCGTGGCGGTCGTGGCCACCGCCGTGCACCGCGCATTCCCTGCACTGCTGCCCTCGCGCCGCCGCCCGGCCGCTTCCCGTACAACCACCGCCCGCCCGGGCGCTGCCCCCACCGAGTAA
- a CDS encoding GNAT family N-acetyltransferase encodes MSDALVVRPVEAGDRETWAELYRGYRDFYHKPHDPAVYDTVWSWLMDTSHESRCLLALKNGIPVALGHFRSFARPIDGGRGLYLDDLFTAPAARGSGAAGAIITRLAEIARDERAALVRWITAEDNAAARSVYDRVAKQTPWVTYDLSPA; translated from the coding sequence GTGAGCGACGCACTCGTGGTGCGCCCAGTCGAGGCCGGCGACCGTGAGACGTGGGCTGAGCTTTACCGCGGCTACCGTGATTTCTATCACAAGCCGCACGACCCGGCCGTCTATGACACGGTGTGGTCGTGGCTGATGGACACGAGCCACGAGAGCCGTTGCTTACTCGCGCTGAAGAACGGCATCCCTGTAGCGCTCGGGCACTTTCGCAGTTTTGCGCGCCCCATCGACGGCGGGCGGGGCCTCTACCTCGATGACCTGTTCACCGCGCCCGCAGCACGTGGGTCGGGTGCCGCGGGGGCTATCATCACGCGCCTGGCCGAGATCGCCCGCGATGAGCGCGCAGCGCTTGTGCGTTGGATCACGGCCGAAGATAACGCGGCCGCCCGCAGCGTCTACGATCGCGTTGCGAAGCAGACGCCGTGGGTGACCTACGATCTATCGCCCGCGTAA
- a CDS encoding MFS transporter, whose translation MHSQASEHSRFATRWTYGVLAIFTLMGLGFGSWLSRIPAVRDHLGASTLEMSVFGFVLATGSVLGLVLAGHTVSWLGPRRTLAIGVVVQLFAMPTATVFFWMGMVPPAVACLAIFGFVFGTSDVAMNVSGASAEQALGKPRMPLLHAGFSLGSVAATGIGALAEAGGIAVPVHLGIMYALITIGVFTALRFVPHGQATHAGAGADAGTAAGADAGAGSGSTPAVPTPPVKTRSPWRDPRVLAVGVIVMSMSLAEGTASDWLPLAFADGRGATNQYATLMLTVFFVSMTATRFAGSWLLHRFGRVPVLRVSAVLVLCGVAIVILVAAPWASVLGVVLWGMGASLGFPVGISAAADNPATATRDVAAVAAIAYTALLLGPMLIGFLGEYFGLLSAFWPLVAFAALAFVLARSAKEPAPPAQPAA comes from the coding sequence GTGCACTCTCAGGCCTCCGAACACAGCCGATTTGCCACGCGCTGGACGTATGGCGTGCTCGCCATTTTCACCCTCATGGGGTTGGGATTTGGCAGCTGGCTCAGCCGCATTCCCGCGGTGCGCGACCATCTGGGGGCCAGCACCCTCGAGATGAGCGTGTTTGGCTTCGTGCTCGCGACCGGATCGGTGCTCGGCCTCGTGCTCGCCGGGCACACGGTGTCGTGGCTGGGCCCGCGCCGCACCCTCGCGATCGGCGTGGTCGTGCAGCTGTTCGCGATGCCCACCGCGACCGTGTTCTTTTGGATGGGCATGGTGCCCCCGGCGGTCGCGTGCCTCGCGATCTTTGGCTTCGTGTTTGGCACCTCTGACGTCGCCATGAATGTCAGCGGCGCGAGTGCTGAGCAGGCGCTCGGCAAGCCCCGCATGCCGCTGCTGCACGCCGGATTCAGCCTCGGCAGCGTCGCAGCCACGGGCATCGGCGCGCTCGCTGAGGCCGGGGGCATCGCGGTGCCGGTGCACCTGGGCATCATGTATGCGCTGATCACCATCGGGGTGTTCACCGCGCTGCGCTTCGTGCCGCACGGCCAGGCCACGCACGCGGGTGCCGGCGCCGATGCGGGCACGGCGGCAGGCGCTGATGCTGGGGCCGGATCCGGATCAACCCCCGCCGTGCCCACCCCGCCCGTCAAGACCCGCAGTCCCTGGCGCGACCCCCGCGTGCTCGCCGTCGGCGTCATCGTGATGAGCATGAGCCTCGCCGAGGGCACCGCGAGCGACTGGTTGCCGCTCGCCTTCGCCGATGGCCGCGGGGCGACGAACCAGTACGCCACGCTGATGCTCACCGTGTTCTTTGTTTCGATGACGGCGACTCGGTTCGCAGGCTCGTGGCTGCTGCATCGCTTCGGCCGCGTGCCCGTGCTGCGCGTCAGTGCGGTGCTCGTGCTCTGCGGTGTCGCCATCGTCATTCTCGTCGCGGCCCCGTGGGCGAGCGTGCTGGGTGTGGTGCTGTGGGGCATGGGCGCCTCGCTCGGGTTCCCTGTTGGCATCTCTGCCGCCGCCGATAACCCGGCGACGGCGACGCGCGATGTCGCGGCCGTCGCCGCGATCGCGTACACCGCGCTGCTGCTCGGCCCGATGCTCATCGGGTTTTTGGGCGAGTACTTCGGGCTGCTCAGCGCGTTCTGGCCACTCGTCGCGTTTGCCGCGCTCGCGTTTGTGCTCGCGCGCTCGGCGAAGGAGCCCGCGCCGCCGGCGCAACCCGCTGCGTGA
- the nucS gene encoding endonuclease NucS, with the protein MRIVVADCSVNYAGRLSAHLPRAKRVLMLKNDGSILVHSDGGSYKPLNWMSPPCSHTDLELTDDQVAAGIVEAWQVTQKKTADQLVVSIFEVFHDYAQDLGIDPGLVKDGVEAHLQELLAEQIDLVGDGHTLVRREYMTAIGPVDILARDASGTAIAIEIKRRGEIDGVEQLTRYLELMNRDPLLAPVTGVFAAQEIKPQARTLAEDRGIRCLVLDYDAMRGMEDKNTLF; encoded by the coding sequence GTGCGAATCGTTGTTGCTGACTGCTCCGTTAATTACGCGGGGCGCCTCTCTGCCCACCTTCCGAGGGCAAAGCGCGTGCTCATGCTCAAAAACGACGGAAGCATCTTGGTGCACTCCGATGGCGGGTCATATAAACCGCTGAACTGGATGAGCCCGCCGTGCTCTCACACCGACCTTGAGCTCACCGACGATCAGGTCGCCGCCGGCATCGTTGAGGCCTGGCAAGTGACGCAGAAAAAGACCGCCGACCAGCTCGTCGTGTCAATCTTTGAGGTGTTTCACGACTACGCACAAGACCTCGGCATCGACCCCGGCCTCGTGAAGGATGGCGTCGAGGCGCACCTGCAAGAGCTGCTCGCCGAGCAGATCGACCTCGTCGGTGACGGCCACACGCTCGTACGCCGTGAGTACATGACGGCGATCGGCCCCGTCGACATTCTTGCCCGCGATGCCTCGGGCACCGCGATCGCAATCGAAATTAAGCGCCGCGGCGAAATCGACGGCGTCGAACAGCTCACCCGCTACCTCGAACTCATGAACCGCGACCCGCTGCTGGCCCCCGTGACCGGAGTGTTTGCGGCGCAGGAGATCAAGCCGCAGGCACGCACGCTGGCCGAGGATCGAGGCATTCGCTGCCTCGTGCTCGACTACGACGCGATGCGCGGCATGGAAGACAAAAACACGCTGTTCTAG
- a CDS encoding acyl-CoA thioesterase, protein MSEYRHIVRKWVKPEDLNQHGALFGGRLLQWVDEEAAIIAVAQLGRIDVVTRHMSELNFVSRADRGDLLELDYRVTRFGRTSMTLSCHVENAVTGAAVLTLDEIVFVSVDEAGAPVAHGITESTSGTERLRGR, encoded by the coding sequence ATGAGTGAGTATCGCCACATTGTGCGCAAGTGGGTAAAGCCCGAAGACCTCAATCAGCACGGCGCGCTCTTTGGCGGTCGGCTGTTGCAGTGGGTCGACGAAGAGGCCGCCATTATCGCGGTCGCCCAGCTGGGCCGCATCGACGTGGTGACCCGTCACATGTCGGAGCTGAACTTCGTGTCACGCGCCGACCGGGGCGACCTGCTCGAGCTCGATTACCGGGTCACCCGGTTCGGGCGCACCTCGATGACGCTGTCGTGCCACGTGGAAAACGCGGTCACGGGGGCCGCGGTGCTTACCCTCGACGAGATCGTGTTTGTCTCGGTCGATGAGGCGGGTGCCCCGGTGGCGCACGGCATCACCGAGTCCACCAGCGGCACCGAGCGGTTACGCGGGCGATAG
- the tagD gene encoding glycerol-3-phosphate cytidylyltransferase codes for MKRILTYGTFDLLHWGHIRLLRRARSLGDYLVVASSTEEFNEGKGKKTYHDFETRKNMLEAVRYVDLVIPETEWDQKIRDVQKYEIDTVVMGGDWEGDPRFEILRDYCEVIYLDRTEGVSTTKIKRDLGVNS; via the coding sequence ATGAAGCGTATTCTCACCTACGGCACCTTTGACCTTCTGCACTGGGGCCACATTCGGCTCTTGCGCCGTGCTCGCTCGCTCGGCGACTACCTCGTCGTCGCATCGTCGACCGAAGAGTTCAACGAGGGCAAGGGCAAGAAGACCTACCACGACTTCGAAACTCGCAAGAATATGCTCGAGGCCGTGCGCTACGTCGATCTCGTGATTCCCGAGACCGAGTGGGATCAGAAGATTCGCGACGTGCAGAAGTACGAGATTGACACCGTAGTCATGGGTGGCGACTGGGAGGGCGACCCCCGCTTCGAGATTCTGCGCGACTACTGCGAGGTCATCTACCTCGACCGCACCGAGGGTGTTTCGACGACCAAGATCAAGCGAGATCTCGGCGTCAACTCCTAG
- a CDS encoding cupin domain-containing protein encodes MSTGANGVVQLENEFFRVTEWTIQPGGVIPMHRHDYEYVVVPMVTDRMHVVLADGGVILAELEAGVSYTRPAGSEHQVENRTSASPIVFVEIERLS; translated from the coding sequence ATGAGTACCGGAGCAAACGGCGTCGTACAGCTCGAGAACGAATTCTTTCGGGTGACCGAGTGGACCATTCAGCCTGGGGGCGTGATTCCCATGCACCGGCACGACTACGAGTATGTGGTGGTGCCGATGGTCACCGATCGCATGCACGTTGTGCTGGCCGATGGTGGTGTGATTCTCGCCGAGCTTGAGGCCGGGGTGAGCTACACGCGGCCCGCCGGGTCTGAGCACCAGGTCGAAAATCGCACCTCGGCCTCCCCCATCGTCTTCGTTGAGATCGAGCGTCTGTCGTGA
- a CDS encoding energy-coupling factor transporter transmembrane component T family protein has protein sequence MSSPSPLGAYRPGRGPLHRLRPGAKLLGMFLFAIAVMTTSGPWWTAAWLALGIAFALASGLRGRDLWRVARGFLLIGVPLFAFQAWQHGPLQGFSIVGNLLALILAASAVTASTAATDMLDTVAWLMRPLARFGVDPDRVALAFSITISTIPSIVTIARQTQQAARARGLDRSLRARVVPLVLRTVAHAQAMGEALAARGVGDHDPDHRARPRA, from the coding sequence GTGAGCTCCCCCTCGCCCCTCGGCGCCTACCGCCCCGGTCGCGGGCCACTCCATCGGCTGCGCCCGGGCGCCAAGCTCTTGGGCATGTTCCTGTTTGCCATCGCAGTGATGACGACCTCGGGGCCCTGGTGGACCGCCGCGTGGCTGGCGCTGGGCATCGCATTCGCGCTTGCCTCGGGGCTGCGCGGGCGTGATTTATGGCGCGTGGCACGCGGTTTTCTGCTCATTGGAGTGCCGCTGTTTGCGTTTCAGGCGTGGCAGCACGGCCCACTGCAGGGCTTCTCGATCGTGGGCAATCTGCTCGCGCTGATTCTGGCCGCGAGCGCCGTCACGGCGTCGACCGCCGCGACCGACATGCTCGACACGGTGGCCTGGCTCATGCGCCCGCTTGCCCGCTTCGGCGTCGACCCCGATCGGGTCGCGCTCGCGTTCTCGATCACCATCTCGACCATCCCCAGCATCGTGACGATCGCCCGGCAGACGCAGCAGGCGGCGCGCGCACGCGGGCTCGACCGCAGCCTGCGGGCGCGGGTCGTGCCACTCGTGCTGCGCACGGTCGCCCACGCCCAGGCGATGGGCGAGGCACTGGCCGCTCGCGGCGTGGGTGATCATGATCCGGATCATCGGGCGCGACCGCGGGCGTAG
- a CDS encoding MATE family efflux transporter, protein MSSSATGHRRIDRAIGALAFPALGALIAEPLFLIADSAMIGHLGASPLAGLAVAGAILQTAVGLMVFLAYSTTPLVARRRGAGDLTGAVQAGIDGLWLALGIGIVVGGLLWALTDPLVAAFDLDAATAVHARTYLAISCLGVPAMLLVFAASGLLRGLMDTRTPLIVATIAFAANVVLNWVFIYVLGWGVAGSAWGTVIAQWGMVAVYLAVIARHAKRAGVGPLPHRDGLGHAGRSGGWLFIRTIGLRAALLATLFAATSHGTAATAGYQVVFTIFSTAAFALDALAIAAQALVGEAHGSRDEARARAVVKRCIFWAVGCGVGIGVVLAATSPVIGRVFTNDAAVLAMLPAAILTLGISLPLGGFVFVLDGVLMGAGDARYLAWTSLVNLAVYLPALWALTTAAPAGTAGLVALTAGFTIVFMLARAVTLGLRARGDRWLVLGA, encoded by the coding sequence ATGAGCTCTTCTGCCACCGGGCACCGCCGCATCGACCGCGCGATCGGCGCACTCGCGTTCCCCGCGCTGGGTGCACTGATCGCCGAGCCCCTGTTTCTGATCGCCGACTCGGCAATGATCGGCCACCTAGGTGCTTCGCCGCTTGCGGGTCTTGCGGTCGCCGGCGCGATTTTGCAGACCGCGGTCGGGCTGATGGTGTTTCTGGCGTACTCGACGACCCCGCTGGTGGCGCGGCGACGCGGCGCGGGCGACCTCACGGGGGCGGTGCAGGCGGGCATCGACGGGCTGTGGCTCGCGCTCGGCATCGGCATCGTGGTGGGCGGGCTGCTGTGGGCGCTCACCGATCCCCTCGTCGCGGCGTTCGACCTCGATGCCGCGACCGCGGTGCACGCCCGCACCTACCTGGCGATTTCATGCCTTGGCGTGCCCGCGATGCTGCTGGTGTTTGCGGCGAGCGGGCTGCTGCGCGGCCTGATGGATACGCGCACCCCGCTCATCGTCGCGACGATCGCTTTTGCCGCAAATGTCGTGCTGAACTGGGTCTTTATCTATGTACTGGGGTGGGGCGTCGCCGGCAGCGCGTGGGGCACCGTGATCGCCCAGTGGGGCATGGTGGCCGTGTATCTCGCGGTGATTGCGCGGCATGCGAAGCGCGCGGGTGTTGGCCCGCTGCCCCATCGTGACGGGTTGGGGCATGCCGGTCGCAGCGGCGGCTGGCTGTTTATTCGCACGATCGGGTTGCGGGCCGCGCTGCTCGCCACCCTGTTCGCGGCGACGAGCCATGGCACCGCAGCGACCGCCGGGTACCAGGTGGTCTTCACAATTTTCTCGACCGCGGCCTTCGCCCTCGATGCGCTCGCGATTGCCGCGCAGGCGCTCGTGGGTGAGGCGCACGGCTCGCGCGACGAGGCCCGTGCGCGGGCCGTGGTCAAGCGCTGTATCTTTTGGGCGGTGGGCTGCGGGGTGGGCATCGGCGTCGTGCTGGCCGCGACGAGCCCGGTCATTGGGCGCGTGTTCACAAACGACGCCGCGGTGCTCGCGATGCTGCCCGCCGCGATCCTCACACTCGGCATTTCGCTGCCGCTCGGCGGTTTCGTATTCGTGCTCGACGGGGTGCTGATGGGCGCGGGCGACGCCCGCTACCTCGCTTGGACGAGCCTCGTGAACCTCGCCGTCTACCTCCCCGCACTGTGGGCGCTCACGACCGCGGCGCCCGCCGGCACTGCCGGGCTCGTTGCGCTCACCGCGGGCTTTACGATCGTGTTTATGCTGGCGCGCGCGGTCACCCTGGGGCTGCGCGCACGCGGCGATCGTTGGCTGGTGCTGGGCGCCTGA
- a CDS encoding TetR/AcrR family transcriptional regulator: MRNSLADVVAAALRVLGAQGLENCSMRRVAAELGVQPSALYHHVPDKQTLLALMADEIVAGVNLGAVSAGQAESRMDGPAAARRVCAELRAAMLAVRDGADVVSTASAFRLGSSLAEDYLAELVGRDGARTLLLYTFGHAQATQMHRHAAAFGALIGGDQVSETSGADDLDGSYVRGLDIIIAGLAVA, encoded by the coding sequence ATGCGCAACTCTTTGGCCGACGTCGTTGCCGCGGCCCTGCGCGTGCTTGGCGCACAGGGGCTCGAAAACTGTTCGATGCGTCGGGTGGCCGCAGAGCTCGGGGTGCAGCCGAGTGCGCTGTACCACCACGTGCCCGACAAGCAGACGCTGCTTGCACTCATGGCCGACGAGATCGTGGCCGGGGTCAACCTCGGCGCAGTCTCGGCGGGGCAGGCTGAGTCACGTATGGATGGCCCCGCGGCTGCGCGCCGCGTATGCGCCGAACTTCGGGCGGCCATGCTGGCGGTGCGCGACGGCGCCGACGTGGTGTCGACCGCATCGGCATTCAGGCTCGGTTCTTCGCTGGCCGAGGATTACCTCGCTGAACTGGTTGGCCGAGACGGGGCGCGCACGCTGCTGCTCTACACGTTTGGGCACGCGCAGGCCACCCAAATGCACCGCCACGCGGCGGCGTTCGGTGCGCTCATCGGCGGCGACCAGGTGAGTGAAACGAGCGGGGCAGATGACCTCGACGGGTCATACGTGCGCGGTCTCGACATCATTATCGCGGGCCTCGCCGTAGCCTAG
- a CDS encoding magnesium and cobalt transport protein CorA, which yields MSLVDIAVYLDGVRVPGAGTLPEAAAQARELGGFVWLGLLNPSDAEVQQLGEVFGLHPLALEDVSQGHQRPKLERYDDSTFLVLRPARYLPDTELVEFGELHVFIGPNFIVSIRLAEHPKLSGMRQDLEQQPEVLRLGPPAVLHALLDRVVDDYEPVVRGIEKAVDEIEDELFDGSGSRRQLARRIYLLSREVITFQRAARPLLEAIKDPHQVEAAGLTQVELRRYLRDVVDHLIPICDRIDNYRQLLQNALTVHLSLATQAREEEMAQMTQTSIEQSEAMKKISSWAAIIFAPTLISGIYGMNFATMPELDWGIGYPLAMLAMGGFAVTLYVIFKRKNWL from the coding sequence ATGAGCCTGGTCGATATCGCGGTGTATCTTGATGGCGTGCGCGTGCCCGGGGCAGGCACGCTGCCTGAGGCCGCCGCACAGGCGCGCGAGCTGGGCGGATTCGTGTGGCTGGGGCTGCTGAACCCGAGCGATGCCGAGGTGCAGCAGCTGGGCGAGGTCTTTGGCCTGCACCCGCTGGCGCTTGAGGACGTGTCGCAGGGGCATCAGCGCCCAAAACTTGAGCGCTATGACGACTCCACGTTCTTGGTGCTGCGCCCCGCACGGTATCTGCCCGATACCGAGCTCGTCGAGTTTGGTGAGCTGCACGTCTTCATCGGCCCGAACTTTATTGTCTCGATTCGCCTGGCCGAGCACCCGAAGCTTTCGGGCATGCGGCAGGATCTTGAGCAGCAACCCGAGGTGTTGCGGCTCGGGCCTCCTGCGGTGCTGCACGCGCTGCTCGACCGCGTGGTCGATGACTACGAACCCGTGGTGCGCGGCATCGAGAAAGCCGTCGATGAGATCGAAGACGAACTCTTTGACGGCTCGGGGAGCAGGCGTCAGCTTGCCCGGCGCATCTACCTGCTCTCGCGCGAGGTGATTACGTTTCAGCGGGCGGCCCGGCCGCTGCTGGAAGCGATCAAAGACCCGCACCAGGTGGAGGCGGCGGGGCTCACCCAGGTCGAGCTGCGGCGCTACCTGCGCGACGTCGTCGATCACCTGATTCCGATCTGTGACCGGATCGACAATTACCGCCAGCTGCTGCAGAACGCACTGACGGTGCACTTGAGCTTGGCAACGCAGGCGCGTGAAGAAGAGATGGCCCAGATGACGCAGACGAGCATTGAGCAGTCTGAGGCCATGAAGAAGATTTCGAGCTGGGCCGCCATTATTTTCGCGCCCACGCTGATCAGCGGCATCTACGGCATGAACTTTGCCACGATGCCCGAGCTTGACTGGGGCATCGGGTACCCGCTTGCGATGCTTGCCATGGGCGGGTTTGCGGTGACGCTGTACGTGATCTTCAAGCGCAAGAACTGGTTGTGA
- a CDS encoding energy-coupling factor ABC transporter ATP-binding protein: MIEFHEATVVAPTQTGDLTILHPVSLTFTEPKISIIGGNGSGKSTLARLINGLIEPTTGHVSITPQNPVTESAAGATGAVGAAGATATPASAPTSSSPALDTAHDGHAVRRTVGFVFTDPAAQMIMPTVIEDVELSLRRTHRKKPERRAAALSALDRFGLAHLADHSVHALSGGQRQLLAIASVLATEPSILVADEPTTLLDLKNARRIGDLLIGLPQQTVIVTHDLELAARADRTVVIADGRVAFDGAPAAAIAWYRAHA, from the coding sequence GTGATCGAGTTCCACGAAGCAACGGTGGTCGCCCCCACCCAAACCGGCGACCTGACGATTCTGCACCCCGTGAGTCTCACGTTCACCGAACCCAAGATTTCGATCATCGGCGGCAACGGCTCGGGTAAATCCACCCTCGCCCGCCTCATCAACGGCCTCATTGAGCCCACCACTGGCCATGTATCGATCACGCCGCAGAACCCGGTCACTGAGAGCGCAGCTGGGGCGACCGGGGCAGTCGGTGCGGCCGGGGCCACGGCCACGCCCGCTTCCGCTCCCACTTCCTCAAGCCCCGCGCTCGACACCGCCCACGACGGTCACGCCGTGCGCCGCACGGTGGGCTTCGTGTTCACCGACCCCGCCGCGCAGATGATCATGCCCACCGTGATCGAAGACGTTGAGCTCTCGCTGCGCCGCACGCACCGCAAGAAGCCTGAGCGCCGCGCCGCCGCGCTGAGCGCCCTCGACCGTTTTGGGCTCGCCCACCTCGCCGATCACAGCGTGCACGCGCTCTCGGGTGGCCAGCGTCAGCTGCTCGCCATTGCCTCGGTGCTCGCCACCGAGCCGAGCATTCTGGTTGCCGATGAGCCCACCACGCTGCTCGACCTCAAAAATGCACGCCGCATCGGAGACCTTTTGATCGGCCTCCCCCAGCAAACGGTGATCGTGACGCACGATCTTGAGCTCGCGGCCCGCGCCGACCGCACCGTTGTGATCGCCGACGGCCGCGTCGCCTTTGACGGTGCCCCCGCTGCCGCCATCGCCTGGTATCGGGCTCACGCGTGA
- the solA gene encoding N-methyl-L-tryptophan oxidase: MPTHYSTIVIGAGAIGSATAYWLAKGGQRDVLVLEQFELGHANGSSNDHHRIIRHSYHDDIYGRLTRPMYDNWAALEAASGQQVFIKTGGLDIAIEGTPGTASLERYRAVMAANGVPFETLNKAQLAKRFPQWHIAEDEVRATFQEESGFIDIRRATATHIAMAQNLGVEVREHTAARAIESVAGSAAGAGTGTGTRTVRVITDGEVFTADKVVVCAASWTDALLQPLGQTWQTTVTEEQVVYVQPKDLKPFAVENFPIWCWHGDDFYYGFPMYGEIAVKLARENLRRVVTQDTRSAAPRPEETALLHDFLAERLPEAAGRVVLAKTCPYDMTPDRDFILDFMPGHPNVIVGSGAAHAGKFCGLLGEILAELIIEGRSQHPIEPFRADRPALVNASIAPVFDLKG, from the coding sequence ATGCCCACCCACTACTCCACCATTGTGATCGGCGCGGGAGCCATCGGCAGCGCGACGGCCTACTGGCTCGCCAAGGGCGGGCAGCGCGATGTGCTGGTGCTCGAGCAGTTTGAGCTCGGGCACGCGAACGGCTCGTCAAACGATCACCACCGCATCATTCGGCACAGCTACCACGACGATATTTACGGGCGGCTCACCCGCCCCATGTATGACAACTGGGCCGCGCTCGAGGCGGCCTCAGGGCAGCAGGTGTTCATCAAAACGGGCGGTCTCGACATCGCGATCGAGGGGACGCCTGGCACCGCGTCACTCGAGCGCTACCGCGCTGTGATGGCGGCGAACGGGGTGCCCTTCGAGACGCTCAACAAGGCGCAGCTTGCGAAGCGGTTTCCGCAGTGGCACATCGCCGAAGACGAGGTGCGGGCGACTTTTCAGGAGGAGTCGGGGTTCATCGATATTCGCCGCGCCACCGCCACCCACATCGCTATGGCGCAAAACCTCGGGGTCGAGGTGCGCGAGCACACGGCGGCCCGCGCGATTGAGAGCGTTGCGGGCTCAGCGGCTGGCGCCGGCACAGGCACCGGCACCCGCACCGTGCGCGTGATCACCGACGGCGAGGTGTTCACGGCAGACAAGGTGGTGGTGTGCGCCGCGTCATGGACCGATGCACTGCTGCAGCCGCTCGGCCAGACCTGGCAGACGACCGTCACCGAAGAACAGGTTGTGTATGTGCAGCCGAAGGACCTCAAGCCCTTCGCGGTCGAGAACTTTCCGATCTGGTGCTGGCACGGCGATGACTTCTACTACGGCTTTCCGATGTACGGCGAAATCGCGGTGAAGCTTGCCCGCGAGAACCTACGCCGCGTGGTCACCCAAGACACCCGCAGCGCCGCACCGCGCCCCGAAGAGACCGCGCTGCTGCATGACTTTTTGGCGGAGCGGTTGCCCGAGGCCGCGGGCCGCGTCGTACTCGCGAAAACCTGCCCCTACGATATGACGCCCGATCGCGACTTCATCCTCGATTTCATGCCGGGCCACCCCAACGTGATCGTCGGCTCGGGGGCCGCACACGCCGGCAAGTTTTGTGGTTTGCTCGGTGAGATTCTCGCCGAGCTCATCATCGAGGGCCGCTCGCAGCACCCCATCGAACCGTTTCGCGCTGACCGCCCGGCGCTCGTGAACGCCAGCATTGCCCCCGTGTTTGACCTCAAGGGCTAG